One genomic segment of Deltaproteobacteria bacterium CG11_big_fil_rev_8_21_14_0_20_42_23 includes these proteins:
- a CDS encoding hemolysin — protein MSELIAMLLCIVANGFLALAEMAFVAVGKRHLKELSRTGNANARRLLELRDKPERTLSVLQIGITLFGAVAAATGGVGMEEAVSPYLENELGLSERIAEVVGIALLVVPFTYLSVVAGELVPKTLALRNPLRVALASAKWLVLADKIFMPAVNILEWSTKKLLCVIAPRSKTETSESAENVLDIDYLSPLHRQYVFNLVNIENKRIRDIYSPLKNVVSASINDSTEQIRLLFIESAYTRFPVFKNGEVKGILHSKEFMALQASGRADWRELLRPVLVVKPKESLLKVLRMIQDGKTQMVIVQEKNEVLGIVTLEDIIEEIIGEIFDEDEEGAVKHVLSTKASLRRPNDNN, from the coding sequence ATGAGTGAACTTATAGCAATGTTGCTGTGTATTGTTGCCAACGGTTTTTTAGCCTTAGCTGAAATGGCATTTGTTGCTGTTGGCAAGAGGCATCTCAAAGAACTTTCCCGTACAGGAAACGCCAATGCTCGGAGACTTTTAGAGCTCCGTGATAAGCCCGAGAGAACACTATCTGTGCTACAAATTGGGATTACTTTATTTGGAGCCGTAGCTGCAGCCACCGGCGGAGTGGGGATGGAAGAGGCTGTAAGTCCTTATCTGGAAAATGAGCTTGGATTAAGCGAAAGAATTGCGGAAGTGGTGGGTATTGCGTTGCTTGTTGTTCCCTTCACCTATTTAAGTGTTGTTGCTGGGGAACTGGTACCCAAGACCTTGGCCTTACGAAACCCTCTTCGCGTGGCTCTCGCTTCAGCCAAATGGCTGGTGTTGGCGGATAAGATTTTTATGCCGGCGGTGAACATCCTGGAATGGTCCACGAAAAAGCTTCTGTGCGTCATAGCTCCTCGGTCGAAGACAGAAACTTCTGAAAGCGCCGAAAATGTGCTGGATATCGATTATCTAAGTCCACTGCACAGGCAGTACGTTTTTAATTTGGTCAATATCGAGAACAAGAGAATTCGTGACATCTATTCTCCCCTAAAAAATGTGGTGTCAGCTTCCATAAATGACTCGACGGAACAAATTCGTCTGCTTTTCATCGAATCAGCTTATACACGTTTTCCGGTTTTCAAAAATGGGGAGGTCAAAGGTATTCTCCATTCAAAGGAATTCATGGCTTTACAAGCCTCTGGCAGGGCTGATTGGCGGGAATTATTAAGGCCTGTGCTGGTGGTCAAACCCAAGGAGTCACTATTGAAAGTTTTGAGGATGATCCAAGATGGAAAAACTCAAATGGTCATTGTGCAAGAAAAAAACGAGGTGCTTGGTATTGTCACATTAGAGGATATTATTGAGGAGATCATCGGAGAGATTTTTGATGAAGATGAGGAAGGTGCTGTTAAACATGTCTTAAGTACCAAGGCTTCCTTGCGCCGTCCGAACGATAACAATTGA
- a CDS encoding RNA signal recognition particle → MKITKGKYVDGFVLSVPKKNTAQYKKMAREAKEVWMKFGALDYKECKIEDSKPKCVTFLFPKMAKTKPSEATWFSFIVYKSKSHRNAVNKKVMAYFEKKYGKDHMQMPFDMKRFTYAGFKVEVGI, encoded by the coding sequence ATGAAGATAACTAAAGGAAAATATGTGGACGGGTTTGTGCTTTCTGTCCCGAAGAAAAATACTGCCCAGTACAAAAAAATGGCGCGAGAAGCGAAAGAAGTGTGGATGAAATTTGGTGCGCTCGATTACAAAGAATGCAAAATTGAAGATTCGAAACCAAAGTGTGTTACGTTTCTGTTTCCAAAAATGGCAAAAACAAAACCAAGTGAAGCGACGTGGTTTTCGTTTATTGTTTATAAATCCAAATCGCATCGCAATGCCGTGAACAAAAAAGTGATGGCATATTTTGAAAAAAAATACGGCAAAGACCATATGCAAATGCCCTTCGACATGAAGCGTTTTACTTACGCTGGCTTTAAAGTTGAAGTGGGGATATAG
- a CDS encoding MarC family transcriptional regulator codes for MPTITLDEILKNFILLWVVIDPIGTIPVFIEFTKKHADQDTVKIAFQACSYALMILSFFLIAGQFIFESMAIPLAAFQTAGGIILFIFALSMIFGEGKPGREVSLMKSGRETALYPIAMPSLASPGAIVAVMLLTDNHRFSALHQSVTLGIVALVLLLTFLLILVKYIYRIIGDSGASVLSRIMGLILAAIAVNFVLEGVKSYFFI; via the coding sequence ATGCCAACAATTACATTAGATGAAATCTTAAAGAATTTTATTTTACTATGGGTTGTTATTGACCCTATCGGTACGATACCTGTTTTTATTGAGTTCACAAAAAAACATGCTGATCAAGACACTGTGAAAATCGCTTTTCAAGCCTGCAGTTATGCGTTGATGATTTTGTCTTTCTTTCTGATTGCAGGACAATTCATTTTCGAATCAATGGCCATTCCTCTTGCTGCCTTTCAGACGGCAGGTGGAATAATTTTGTTCATTTTCGCACTCAGTATGATTTTTGGTGAGGGGAAACCAGGGCGTGAAGTTTCTCTTATGAAATCAGGACGAGAAACTGCTTTGTACCCAATTGCAATGCCATCGCTAGCATCGCCTGGCGCCATCGTCGCAGTTATGCTTCTTACCGATAACCACCGTTTTTCTGCCCTTCATCAAAGTGTCACGCTTGGAATTGTTGCTTTAGTTCTTCTCCTAACATTTCTTCTTATTTTAGTTAAGTACATTTATCGTATCATTGGAGATTCGGGCGCCAGTGTATTGAGTCGTATTATGGGATTAATCTTAGCAGCAATAGCCGTTAATTTTGTGCTCGAAGGAGTAAAGAGCTATTTCTTTATTTAA
- a CDS encoding polyketide cyclase: MKSNTVYLHRVLRAPVEKVYRAFLEPDALTRWIPPFGYTAKVHVLDARVGGGFKMSFTNFGTEKSHSFGGKYLELIPNELIKHTDVFDDPNLPGEMQVTITFKKVLCGTELKIVQEGVPDVIPLEMCYLGWQESLTMLAHLVEPEILDEM; encoded by the coding sequence TTGAAATCAAATACGGTCTATTTACATCGCGTTTTACGTGCGCCGGTTGAAAAAGTGTATCGCGCTTTTTTGGAGCCGGATGCACTTACTCGCTGGATTCCGCCATTTGGGTACACCGCAAAGGTGCATGTGCTTGATGCGCGCGTGGGTGGTGGGTTCAAAATGTCGTTCACCAACTTTGGCACCGAAAAAAGTCATTCGTTTGGAGGAAAGTACCTCGAGCTAATTCCGAATGAGTTGATCAAACACACCGATGTCTTCGACGACCCGAATTTACCTGGAGAAATGCAGGTAACCATCACCTTTAAAAAAGTGCTCTGTGGCACCGAGCTAAAAATTGTTCAAGAGGGCGTACCCGATGTCATCCCACTTGAAATGTGCTACCTCGGCTGGCAAGAATCCCTCACCATGCTGGCCCATCTGGTGGAGCCAGAAATTTTGGATGAGATGTAA